Proteins encoded within one genomic window of Streptomyces profundus:
- a CDS encoding SDR family NAD(P)-dependent oxidoreductase: MRDRVAVVTGAGRGNGEAIARRLAAEGAHVVLGDLLLDEVTGVAGDIEAKGGRATALRCDVSREDEVEALMAAAEELGGPHAVVAQAGARHEGGLMATDPAKWDAFMAVDVRGTYLCARAAVPRMRRLGGGSIVTMSGTFAIVPEPGIAVQAAGKGAILALTRAIAVEHGPDNIRCNAIVPGYIETPMVERWANDHPDPAAARQAVTSMHALRRLGTPEEIAAMALFLCSDESSFSTGHPFPVDGGLSIGMNNIYEFDALRGNTGRGLDA, encoded by the coding sequence ATGAGAGACAGGGTCGCGGTGGTCACCGGGGCCGGCAGGGGCAACGGCGAGGCCATCGCCAGACGGCTGGCCGCCGAGGGCGCCCATGTGGTGCTGGGCGATCTGCTGCTCGACGAGGTGACCGGGGTGGCCGGGGACATCGAGGCGAAGGGCGGGCGCGCCACCGCGCTGCGCTGCGACGTGTCCCGCGAGGACGAGGTGGAGGCCCTGATGGCCGCCGCCGAGGAGCTGGGCGGCCCGCACGCGGTGGTGGCCCAGGCCGGCGCCCGGCACGAGGGCGGGCTGATGGCCACGGACCCGGCGAAGTGGGACGCCTTCATGGCCGTCGACGTGCGCGGCACCTATCTGTGCGCCCGCGCCGCCGTGCCCCGGATGCGTCGGCTGGGCGGCGGCAGCATCGTCACCATGTCGGGCACCTTCGCCATCGTGCCCGAGCCGGGGATCGCGGTGCAGGCCGCGGGGAAGGGCGCCATTCTGGCGCTCACCCGGGCGATCGCCGTCGAGCACGGGCCGGACAACATCCGCTGCAACGCGATCGTTCCCGGCTATATCGAGACACCGATGGTCGAGCGCTGGGCCAATGACCATCCCGACCCGGCCGCCGCGCGGCAGGCGGTCACCAGCATGCACGCGCTGCGCCGCCTCGGCACGCCCGAGGAGATCGCCGCCATGGCGCTCTTCCTCTGCTCGGACGAGTCCTCGTTCTCCACCGGCCATCCGTTCCCGGTGGACGGCGGGCTCTCCATCGGCATGAACAACATCTACGAGTTCGACGCGCTGCGCGGTAACACCGGGCGCGGACTGGACGCCTGA
- a CDS encoding helix-turn-helix domain-containing protein, producing the protein MRDAMESRLAGRLTELRVERGWSLDELAGRTGVSRSTLSRLERAEISPTATLLNKLCAAYERTMSRLLAEVETEPPQLVRAGAQSVWRDPGAGFTRRSVSPPHAGLRGELVEVELPAGADVAYEGPPVPGVEQHIWLLAGAVEITVHGVEHRLVAGDCLRFRLWGGSRFRCEGPEPARYALVVVLP; encoded by the coding sequence ATGAGAGACGCGATGGAGTCCCGGCTGGCCGGGCGGTTGACCGAGCTGCGGGTGGAACGCGGCTGGTCGCTGGACGAGTTGGCGGGCCGCACCGGCGTCAGCCGGTCCACGCTCTCCCGCCTTGAGCGCGCCGAGATCAGCCCCACCGCCACCCTGTTGAACAAGCTCTGCGCGGCCTATGAGCGGACGATGTCCCGGCTGCTGGCCGAGGTGGAGACGGAGCCGCCGCAGTTGGTGCGCGCGGGGGCGCAGTCCGTCTGGCGCGATCCGGGCGCGGGCTTCACGCGCCGTTCCGTCTCACCGCCGCACGCCGGGCTGCGGGGCGAGCTGGTCGAGGTGGAGCTGCCGGCCGGCGCCGATGTGGCCTATGAGGGGCCGCCGGTGCCGGGCGTGGAGCAGCACATCTGGCTGCTGGCCGGCGCGGTGGAGATCACGGTGCACGGTGTCGAGCATCGGCTGGTGGCCGGCGACTGCCTGCGGTTCCGGCTCTGGGGCGGCTCCCGCTTCCGCTGCGAGGGGCCGGAGCCGGCCCGCTACGCCCTGGTGGTGGTGCTGCCGTGA
- the cutA gene encoding divalent-cation tolerance protein CutA: MAAYLTVLTTTGSEESAHALARAAVKGRLAACAQIEAPITSVYRWRGEIHTDPEWRVHLKTTDARYPALEALLLETHPYDVPEIIATAIDRGSDAYLRWLDEETDTRR, encoded by the coding sequence ATGGCCGCCTATCTGACCGTGTTGACCACCACCGGAAGCGAGGAGTCCGCCCACGCCCTGGCCCGGGCCGCCGTGAAGGGCCGGCTCGCCGCCTGCGCCCAGATCGAGGCGCCGATCACCAGCGTCTACCGCTGGCGGGGCGAGATCCACACCGATCCCGAGTGGCGGGTGCACCTCAAGACCACGGACGCCCGCTATCCGGCGCTCGAAGCGCTGCTCCTGGAGACCCACCCCTACGACGTGCCCGAGATCATCGCCACCGCGATCGACCGGGGCTCGGACGCCTATCTGCGCTGGCTGGACGAGGAGACGGACACCCGGCGCTGA
- a CDS encoding tartrate dehydrogenase encodes MNTDIPGRVLRIAAIPADGVGAEVVAAGRTVLDALAAGSGGAFSFAWEEFPWGCGHHARTGRMMDDDGLARLEAFDAIYFGAVGWPTVPDHVSLWGLRLRICQSFDQWANVRPVRFLPGVRSPLRAADEHRLDWVVVRENSEGEYAGLGGRNLSGRGPGGEVAVQSALFTEVGCERVIRFAFDLARTREVVKVSSVTKSNAQQYGMVLWDDVFRRVAADYPDVATESVLVDAMSAKFVLHPEELSVVVASNLNADILSDLGSALAGSLGLAASANLNPERRFPSMFEPVHGSAPDIAGQGVANPIGAVGSAALMLDHLGLPAEAARLERAIAATTAAGVLTRDLGGSATTADVTAALIDHLGD; translated from the coding sequence ATGAACACGGACATCCCTGGCCGCGTCCTGCGGATCGCGGCGATACCGGCCGACGGCGTCGGCGCCGAGGTGGTGGCCGCCGGCCGCACCGTCCTCGACGCGCTCGCCGCCGGCTCCGGCGGCGCCTTCTCCTTCGCCTGGGAGGAGTTCCCCTGGGGCTGCGGCCACCACGCGCGCACCGGCCGGATGATGGACGACGACGGCCTGGCCCGCCTGGAGGCGTTCGACGCGATCTACTTCGGCGCCGTCGGCTGGCCGACCGTGCCCGACCATGTGAGCCTGTGGGGCCTGCGGTTGAGGATCTGTCAGAGCTTCGACCAGTGGGCCAACGTCCGCCCCGTCCGCTTCCTGCCCGGCGTCCGCAGCCCGCTGCGCGCCGCCGACGAGCACCGCCTCGACTGGGTCGTGGTGCGCGAGAACAGCGAGGGCGAGTACGCGGGGCTCGGCGGGCGCAACCTCTCCGGACGCGGCCCGGGCGGCGAAGTCGCCGTGCAGAGCGCCCTGTTCACGGAGGTCGGCTGCGAACGCGTGATCCGCTTCGCCTTCGACCTGGCCCGCACCAGGGAGGTCGTCAAGGTCTCAAGCGTCACCAAGAGCAACGCCCAGCAGTACGGCATGGTCCTCTGGGACGACGTCTTCCGCCGCGTCGCCGCCGACTACCCGGACGTGGCGACGGAGAGCGTGCTGGTGGACGCCATGTCCGCGAAGTTCGTGCTCCACCCGGAGGAGCTCTCGGTCGTGGTCGCCTCCAACCTCAACGCCGACATCCTCTCCGACCTCGGCAGCGCGCTGGCCGGCAGCCTCGGCCTGGCCGCCAGCGCCAACCTCAACCCGGAGCGGCGCTTCCCCAGCATGTTCGAGCCCGTCCACGGCTCGGCGCCGGACATCGCAGGCCAGGGCGTGGCCAACCCGATCGGCGCGGTGGGCAGCGCCGCGCTGATGCTGGACCACCTCGGACTGCCGGCCGAGGCCGCCAGGCTGGAGAGGGCCATCGCCGCGACCACGGCGGCCGGCGTCCTCACCCGCGACCTGGGCGGCAGCGCCACCACGGCCGATGTCACCGCGGCCCTGATCGACCACCTCGGCGACTGA
- a CDS encoding VOC family protein, whose translation MNLDNIDLLCRDVDRMVDFYRDVVGLPLFLPYESGQGWAAFQAGAVTLYIFETGSAEAPHRRVHVAADDPPGLSAFGLAVADLDAAVAALDPKVTWAGEARSWHHPSGIWYRFRAFYDPEGNVLSVTEPHKRPAGA comes from the coding sequence GTGAACCTCGACAACATCGATCTGCTCTGCCGGGACGTCGACCGGATGGTCGACTTCTACCGCGATGTGGTGGGGCTGCCGCTCTTCCTGCCCTACGAGTCGGGTCAGGGCTGGGCGGCGTTCCAGGCCGGCGCCGTCACCCTCTACATCTTCGAGACCGGCTCCGCCGAGGCGCCGCACCGGCGGGTGCATGTGGCGGCCGACGACCCGCCGGGGCTCTCCGCCTTCGGACTGGCCGTGGCGGATCTGGACGCGGCCGTCGCCGCGCTGGACCCGAAGGTCACCTGGGCGGGGGAGGCCCGCAGTTGGCACCATCCCAGCGGGATCTGGTACCGCTTCCGGGCGTTCTACGACCCGGAGGGGAACGTCCTCAGCGTGACCGAGCCGCACAAGCGGCCGGCCGGGGCCTGA
- a CDS encoding GNAT family N-acetyltransferase has product MSELGISRLGPADFDAAVPELAELLGELVAGSVSLGFLRPLDVGAAEAWWRGRRAAVADGGLAVWVARERGVLLGTVGLALVPMPAGRHRAEVVKLMVRPLAQGRGLGRALLTTAERAAVAAGLRLLLLDTESGTPAEGLYRSAGWTRYGVVPAYAAESGGALRDCSFYYKELPAAG; this is encoded by the coding sequence GTGAGCGAGCTGGGGATCTCCCGGTTGGGCCCGGCCGATTTCGACGCCGCCGTTCCCGAACTGGCCGAGCTGCTGGGGGAGTTGGTCGCGGGCAGCGTCTCGCTCGGCTTTCTGCGTCCGCTGGACGTGGGCGCGGCCGAGGCGTGGTGGCGGGGGCGGCGCGCCGCCGTCGCCGATGGCGGGCTCGCCGTCTGGGTGGCGAGGGAGCGGGGCGTGCTGCTGGGCACGGTCGGGCTCGCCCTCGTGCCCATGCCGGCGGGGCGGCACCGCGCCGAGGTGGTGAAGCTGATGGTGCGGCCCCTCGCCCAGGGCCGTGGCCTGGGACGGGCGTTGCTCACCACGGCCGAACGGGCCGCCGTCGCGGCCGGGTTGCGGCTGCTGCTGCTCGACACGGAGAGCGGGACGCCGGCCGAGGGGCTCTACCGCTCGGCCGGCTGGACCCGCTATGGCGTCGTCCCCGCCTATGCCGCCGAGTCGGGCGGCGCGCTGCGGGACTGCTCCTTCTACTACAAGGAGCTGCCGGCGGCGGGTTGA
- a CDS encoding extracellular solute-binding protein, protein MRRTLRTGATTLAVAGLGLAAACGGTPEPGAPAGGGGGGSSDVVTVASWGGRFSEAMVSALAEPFTEETGIEVRVVDSPGNFVSQVQSQHDAGNVQWDIVDSAASSDAQYLYDQGLLTAHPDGLRSTLEAELGEDKLNEYSFTFANHAYVIACADERVEACPTTVEEFFDTEDFPGRRMMPGDASSYSQLITILGQAAGNPVDAALPVDLDTALDELRGIKDDVRVWWTSGDQMEQALQQGEADLGFMYSGRAFNLVDNGLDLTVNWAGVYTPGHTALVADSPNPDGAAQFLEWIASHPEAQAEWSQIMNYSVPHPEALEALPAEEAERLSDWPANRALIADQNVPWYLEHKQEIDRGIQQLIQGG, encoded by the coding sequence GTGAGAAGAACTCTGCGCACAGGCGCCACGACACTGGCGGTGGCCGGCCTCGGCCTCGCCGCCGCCTGCGGCGGCACCCCCGAACCAGGCGCGCCCGCCGGCGGTGGTGGCGGCGGTTCCTCGGACGTGGTCACCGTGGCCAGTTGGGGCGGGAGGTTCAGCGAGGCCATGGTCAGCGCCCTCGCCGAGCCCTTCACCGAGGAGACCGGCATCGAGGTGCGGGTGGTGGACAGCCCCGGCAACTTCGTCTCCCAGGTGCAGTCCCAGCACGACGCCGGCAACGTCCAGTGGGACATCGTGGACAGCGCCGCCTCGTCCGACGCCCAGTACCTCTACGACCAGGGCCTGCTCACGGCGCACCCGGACGGGCTGCGCTCGACCCTGGAGGCCGAGCTGGGCGAGGACAAGCTCAACGAGTACAGCTTCACCTTCGCCAACCACGCCTACGTCATCGCCTGCGCCGACGAGCGCGTCGAGGCGTGTCCGACCACCGTCGAGGAGTTCTTCGACACGGAGGACTTCCCCGGCCGCCGGATGATGCCGGGCGACGCCTCCTCCTACAGCCAGCTGATCACCATCCTCGGCCAGGCCGCCGGCAACCCCGTCGACGCCGCGCTGCCCGTGGACCTCGACACCGCGCTCGACGAGCTGCGCGGCATCAAGGACGACGTCCGCGTCTGGTGGACCTCGGGCGACCAGATGGAACAGGCCCTCCAACAGGGCGAGGCCGATCTGGGCTTCATGTACAGCGGGCGGGCCTTCAACCTCGTCGACAACGGCCTCGACCTCACCGTCAACTGGGCCGGCGTCTACACCCCCGGCCACACCGCGCTGGTCGCCGACAGCCCCAACCCGGACGGCGCCGCCCAGTTCCTGGAGTGGATCGCCAGCCACCCCGAGGCCCAGGCCGAGTGGTCGCAGATCATGAACTACAGCGTGCCGCACCCCGAGGCGCTGGAGGCGCTGCCGGCCGAGGAGGCCGAGCGGCTCTCCGACTGGCCCGCCAACCGCGCGCTGATCGCCGACCAGAACGTCCCCTGGTACCTGGAGCACAAGCAGGAGATAGACCGGGGCATCCAGCAGCTCATCCAGGGCGGCTGA
- a CDS encoding Lrp/AsnC family transcriptional regulator: protein MELDDIDRQIIAQLQGDGRRPFTQIANDLGVSEGLVRYRVQRLTREKVMQVVGIADPLKIGFDLMVMVGIRVTPGMVREVADRVGKFPEASYVASIGGDLDLLLEVVCRDTAHFADLLNNRLHHIEGITSTQTFLILEIHKMAYGWGVPDAPAGQRPEAHVPVPRE, encoded by the coding sequence GTGGAGCTCGACGACATCGACCGGCAGATCATCGCCCAGCTCCAGGGCGACGGCCGGCGCCCGTTCACGCAGATCGCCAACGACCTGGGCGTGAGCGAGGGGCTGGTGAGGTACCGGGTGCAGCGGCTGACCCGGGAGAAGGTCATGCAGGTCGTGGGGATCGCCGACCCCCTGAAGATCGGCTTCGACCTGATGGTGATGGTCGGCATCCGGGTCACCCCGGGGATGGTGCGCGAAGTCGCCGACCGGGTCGGCAAGTTCCCCGAGGCGAGCTATGTGGCGTCCATCGGCGGGGATCTCGACCTGCTGCTTGAGGTGGTCTGCCGGGACACCGCGCATTTCGCGGATCTCCTCAACAACCGCCTGCACCACATCGAGGGCATCACCTCGACGCAGACGTTCCTGATTCTGGAGATCCACAAGATGGCCTATGGCTGGGGGGTGCCCGACGCCCCGGCCGGGCAACGCCCCGAGGCGCATGTGCCCGTGCCCCGCGAGTGA
- a CDS encoding polysaccharide deacetylase family protein — protein sequence MEWPSGARSASCLTFDLDADEVWLAEESSAARRPGLLSQGVYGPRVAVPLVLDVLRRYGVPATFFVPGRVAERYPHAVRQVLDAGHEVAHHGYTHRSPAGLTVHEEEEELVRGLEALRATHGVTARGYRAPSWDVSPRTVELLHRHGLVYASNLMADIVPYRHPGTEVVELPVHWTLDDAAHFWFAQTSWSRKIATNEEAGAIWQAEAAGIDRLGGLCVHTFHPQIIGRPGRLELLELIVRTVAENDAVWSATAGEIADWARGPE from the coding sequence GTGGAGTGGCCGTCGGGGGCGAGGTCGGCGTCCTGTCTGACCTTCGACCTGGACGCCGACGAGGTCTGGCTCGCCGAGGAGTCCAGCGCGGCACGCCGCCCCGGGCTGCTGTCGCAGGGGGTGTACGGGCCGCGCGTCGCCGTGCCGTTGGTGCTCGACGTGCTGCGCCGGTACGGGGTGCCGGCCACGTTCTTCGTGCCGGGCCGGGTCGCGGAGCGCTATCCGCACGCGGTGCGGCAGGTGTTGGACGCCGGCCACGAGGTGGCGCACCACGGCTACACCCACCGCTCGCCGGCCGGGTTGACCGTCCACGAGGAGGAAGAGGAGCTGGTCCGGGGCCTGGAGGCGCTGCGCGCCACCCATGGGGTGACCGCGCGCGGCTACCGCGCGCCGTCCTGGGATGTCAGCCCGCGCACCGTGGAGCTGCTGCACCGGCACGGGCTCGTCTACGCGTCGAACCTGATGGCGGACATCGTGCCCTACCGGCATCCGGGCACCGAGGTGGTCGAACTCCCCGTGCACTGGACCCTCGACGACGCCGCGCACTTCTGGTTCGCGCAGACCTCGTGGAGCCGGAAGATCGCCACCAACGAGGAGGCCGGCGCGATCTGGCAGGCGGAGGCCGCCGGCATCGACCGGCTCGGCGGGCTGTGTGTGCACACCTTCCATCCGCAGATCATCGGGCGGCCCGGGCGGCTCGAACTGCTGGAGCTGATCGTGCGGACGGTGGCCGAGAACGACGCCGTCTGGTCGGCCACCGCCGGCGAGATCGCGGACTGGGCCCGGGGCCCGGAGTGA